The following are encoded together in the Zingiber officinale cultivar Zhangliang chromosome 8A, Zo_v1.1, whole genome shotgun sequence genome:
- the LOC122008003 gene encoding CBS domain-containing protein CBSX5-like: MAVRLVSNEVSDLCIGKPAVRSLPPSAATVGDVLAALRRGDAPHLAVLVVDRAAPEKRAVSGKLCVADVICFLCSDGNLASPAVALERPMSALLPKGGGLVRRVEPQFSILEALDLILDGAQSLVVPIRPVGRKKNIHGGAGGAVADFCWLTHEDFVRFFLNSIAHFSPIPTLSIDALGLVRSADAFTVCHDEPGLALLPLVRRALSGHTAVAVVTEDGRLLGEISPASLCACDETISVAAGIATLTVGDLMSFIDYFGSPSDSLVRLIKSRLKEKGLKQMLELMEDELCSLSNSSTSSSSSEDELGGKQLRRLRSRCFSMGRRAEDPEVCHPGSSLVAAMVQALAHRVSYLWVVDEDDYSLMGIVTFADMLRVFREQLLPSP, translated from the exons ATGGCAGTGAGATTGGTGTCGAATGAGGTGTCGGACCTCTGCATCGGGAAGCCGGCGGTGAGATCGTTGCCGCCCTCCGCGGCCACCGTAGGTGACGTCCTCGCCGCCCTCAGGAGAGGTGACGCGCCCCACCTTGCTGTCCTCGTCGTCGATCGGGCCGCGCCGGAGAAGAGGGCTGTCTCCGGCAAGCTTTGCGTCGCCGACGTCATATGCTTCCTCTGCTCCGACGGGAACCTTGCGTCGCCAGCCGTCGCGCTCGAGCGGCCCATGTCCGCCCTCCTTCCCAAGGGCGGTGGTCTTGTCCGCCGTGTCGAGCCGCAGTTTAG CATATTGGAAGCCCTAGATCTGATCCTGGACGGAGCGCAGAGCTTGGTGGTTCCCATCCGCCCGGTCGGGCGGAAGAAGAACATCCACGGCGGCGCCGGCGGTGCGGTCGCTGATTTCTGCTGGCTTACACATGAGGACTTCGTCCGCTTCTTCCTCAACTCCATCGCCCACTTCTCCCCCATTCCTACCCTGTCCATCGACGCCCTTGGCCTCGTCCGCTCCGCCGACGCCTTCACAGTCTGCCATGACGAGCCCGGCCTCGCCCTCCTTCCTCTCGTCCGCCGAGCTCTCTCCGGCCATACCGCAGTCGCCGTCGTCACCGAAGATGGCCGACTGCTTGGCGAGATCTCCCCGGCCTCTCTTTGCGCCTGCGACGAGACGATCTCGGTGGCTGCCGGCATCGCCACCCTCACCGTGGGCGACCTCATGTCGTTCATCGACTACTTTGGCTCCCCGTCTGACTCCCTTGTCCGCCTCATCAAGTCCAGGCTAAAAGAGAAAGGCTTGAAGCAGATGCTGGAGCTGATGGAAGACGAGTTATGCTCGCTATCCAACTCCTCAACCTCGTCGTCCTCCTCCGAAGATGAGCTGGGGGGGAAGCAGCTGAGGCGGCTGAGGTCGAGGTGCTTCTCCATGGGTAGGCGGGCCGAGGATCCGGAGGTCTGCCACCCGGGGAGCTCCCTGGTGGCGGCGATGGTGCAGGCTCTGGCGCACCGCGTGAGCTACCTGTGGGTGGTCGACGAGGACGATTACAGCCTCATGGGGATCGTGACCTTCGCCGACATGCTGAGGGTGTTTAGGGAGCAGCTGCTGCCATCTCCATGA
- the LOC122008002 gene encoding general transcription factor 3C polypeptide 6-like: protein MDSNLTKANQVEDEEEYILLDLDDVCVDADIPANTPFVLSGLDTMNPVLAIGDHLKLIGEYQETMGTCYIFTESDEAPTTTCPDTTTSETNSSKDKKIIDAKQALAHQVKPIASLQKILKFKLVTEDPNGMVEGMITSMS, encoded by the exons ATGGATAGCAATCTGACAAAAGCTAACCAAGTTGAGGATGAAGAAGAGTATATTTTGCTTGACTTGGATGATGTGTGTGTTGATGCAGATATTCCAGCCAATACTCCCTTTGTCCTCTCT GGTTTGGACACGATGAATCCTGTCTTGGCCATTGGTGATCATCTAAAACTA ATTGGAGAATACCAAGAGACGATGGGAACATGTTATATCTTCACTGAAAGTG ATGAAGCACCTACTACGACTTGCCCTGACACTACAACTTCTGAAACAAACTCTTCGAAGGATAAAAAAATCATTGATGCGAAACAAGCCCTGGCGCATCAGGTTAAGCCCATAGCTAGTCttcaaaaaattctcaaattcaaGCTGGTGACGGAGGATCCAAATGGGATGGTAGAAGGGATGATCACTAGCATGTCATGA